ccatccggcgacTCAGAAAAGGGAAGCGGACCTCAGCCCAGGCTGTTTTCAGTCGGGGAGGGGACCTGCTGAACCagactggggatatcgtcgggcggtggaaggaacACTTTGAGGACCTCCTGAACGCGGCTAGCATGTCCTATGTAACTGAGGCAGAGTCTGAAGACTCATAGGAAGACTTGTCCATATCCCTggcagaggtcactgaggtagtCAAGAAGTTCCCCAGTGGCAAGGTGCCAGGGGTGGATGAGATTCGCCCCgagatgctgaaggctctggacattgttggggTGTCATGGCTGACACGTCTTTTCAGTGTCGCGTGGAGGTCAGGGACGGTACCTCTGGAGTGGCAGACTTGGGTGGTGGTTCCTattttcaaaaagggggaccgaAGGGAAAGAAGTTCCCCAGTGGCAAGGTGCCAGGGGTGGATGAGATTCGCCCCgagatgctgaaggctctggacattgttgggctgTCATGGCTGACACGTCTTTTCAGTGTCGCGTGGAGGGCAGGGACGGTACCTCTGGAGTGGCAGACTTGGGTGGTGGTTCCTattttcaaaaagggggaccgaAGGGAAAGAAGTTCCCCAGTGGCAAGGTGCCAGGGGTGGATGAGATTCGCCCCgagatgctgaaggctctggacattgttgggctgTCATGGCTGACACGTCTTTTCAGTGTCGCGTGGAGGTCAGGGACGGTACCTCTGGAGTGGCAGACTTGGGTGGTGGTTCCTattttcaaaaagggggaccgaAGGGAAAGAAGTTCCCCAGTGGCAAGGTGCCAGGGGTGGATGAGATTCGCCCCgagatgctgaaggctctggacattgttgggctgTCATGGCTGACACGTCTTTTCAGTGTCGCGTGGAGGTCAGGGACGGTACCTCTGGAGTGGCAGACTTGGGTGGTGGTTCCTattttcaaaaagggggaccgaAGGGAAAGAAGTTCCCCAGTGGCAAGGTGCCAGGGGTGGATGAGATTCGCCCCgagatgctgaaggctctggacattgttgggctgTCATGGCTGACACGTCTTTTCAGTGTCGCGTGGAGGTCAGGGACGGCACCTCTGGAGTGGCAGACTTGGGTGGTGGTTCCTattttcaaaaagggggaccgaAGGGTGTGCTCCAATTATCGGggtatcacactgctcagcctgCCTGGGAAAGTTTATTCCAGGGTGCTAGAGAGGAGGGTCCGTCCGATCATTGAACctctgattcaggaggaacaatgcggatTCCGCCCTGGCCGTTGAACAGTGGATCAGCTCTTCACCCTTGCAGGCTTGCTGGAggggtcatgggagtttgcacatccagtcttcatgtgtttcgtggacttggagaaggcctaCGACCGGGTCCCCCGGGGAGTACTGTGGGGGGTACTGAGGGAGTATAGGGTACCGGGGCCGTTGGTATGAGCTATCCGGTCCTTGTACGACCAAAGTGAGAGTTGTATCCGTATACTCGGCACAAAGTCGAATACGTTTGCAGTGGGTGTTGGACGCCAGGGCTGCCCCTTCTCTccgatcctgtttgtgatattcatggacGGGATCTCAAGGAGCAGCCATGGTGAGGAGAGTGTCCGGTATGGGAACCTCAGAATTGCGTCTTTGCTTTTTGCGGACGACGTGGTTCTGTTGGCTTCCTCAGcccgtgacctccagcaggcattgGGGTGGTTCGCAGCTGAGTGTGACGCAGTcgggatgagggtcagcacctctatgtctgaggccatggttcttTGCCGGAAAACGGTGGATTGCCCCCTCCAGTTGGGGAGTGAGCTCCTGACCCAAgcgaaggagtttaagtatcttggggtcttgttcacgagtgatggGAGAATGGAGCATGAGGTGGACAGACGGCTTGGTGCAGCGTCTGCAGTATTGTGGGCGTTGTACCGGACTGTCGTGGTGATTTACCGgtccatctatgttccaaccctcacctatggccacgagctgtgggtagtgaccgaaAGAACGAGATCATGGATACAAGgagccgaaatgagtttcctccatagggtggctgggctcagccttagggatagggtgaggagctcagacatctggagggagctcggagtggagccgctgctccttcgcgtcgagaggagccagttgaggtggttcgggcatctgatcAGGTTTTCCGGTCacgtccaactgggaggagaccccgcggcagacccagaacccgctggagagattacatatctcatctggcctgggaacgcctcggGATcctcctggaggagctggaaagtgttgctggggagaaggaggtctggagctcccAACTGAGCCGGCTGCCACCATGACCCGATCCCAGATAAGTGGaagaagatgagatgagatgagatttttAGAAGGAAACTGCCTGGATTCTGTTTGTTGGCAGCATTTTTTATTAGCCAGGAAGATTTAAACTTCTGTTTCACTCAGAGGTTGAGTCccccatgttttttgtttagataCTAAAACACTTACGGGATCAGGAAAGGTGGCTTTGGTTCAATATAAAAGTCCTTTATGGATGACAGTTTTGCAGTACTCACCTTTGACCAGGAGCTCCACTTGTTTCCTCATCAGGATGGTCCTCGTCCTGTTGTAGACTGTGCAGGTGTaggtgtctgtgtctctgtctgtgaggtatttcagggtcagactgaagTCTCCAGTTTTCAgcaggtttctcttcatctctgttcggCCTCTGTAACGATCATGCTGCTGCTTGTAATTCAGAAGGCCATTCTGATACACGTGGACCTTCGTGTCGTAACTGTTCGTCCACTCGGCTGTGACGTCCTCAGGCAGGTGAATTATGGTTTTGCAGGGGAGCTGGACAGACTCCGCCCcctcatccacctccaccttgTAGACTGAGAGcacaacaaaccacaacatcagctgtaaaGATAGGAGCAGGAACTGTGATGGTAACAGGAGCTCATCGTCCCATCCTTCTGTTATAATCCCAGAACTAACTGTCGACACTCTACTCTAAAAGACTAAAGATGACAACCATTGGCATTTTGTGTAGTGTAGTAGAAGTGACGTACCTGACACGAAATAGTGCAGAAAATATACTAAAAGACTCCCCAAAACAATAAGACCAACAGCCAGGAGAACCAGGAGAGCTGTGGCCCAAGATGGAAATAGAAATCGTTCTGtgggaaacagaaacataatgaacatgacctttgacctttatctacagtactgacctcaGACCTGTATCTACAGCTGGTTTCAGGGATTGtggctgacctttgacctgcagctgtacatCCGTCACTCTCTGCTTGTCTCCTAAGGCTCCTCTCACGGTGCAGGTGTAGTTCCCGCTGTCAGAGAGGTGGAGTTTTGTCAGATTGAGGCTGAGGTCTCCACTTTCCAGAGCATCAGCCATCATGGATGTTCGGCCGCTGTAAAGCTGGTTTTGTTCTCCAAGCTCATCACCTTCCTGCTGACGCTTGTGGACGGTTGTAGGATGGAGATCCAAGCGACTCCACACCACTGAGGGGGCGTCCACGTCAAAAGTGGGAAACTCACAGGGCAGCAGGACAAACTCCTCCCCCTCATACAGCTCCACAgctgaggcatgctgggaaactgtgaggtcacacagGTAGAGAGGTTAAATTACAGCAGCAGTctaagatgtgtgttgatatctGACAActtatttacacttttactATCATATCACGTCACACTATCAAACAGTCTTGTTAGCTAGGAAGAGGTTgaatgctaacgctagctgttGTCTAACGGGAACTAAAGGCTCATCAACTATGTTCATTTATgttgaaatatggcctgatgtccctctgCATGTTCACTGATAACCATTTGTCAGATTCCTTTATACATtacacattatattacattatatatacatttatacaagTTGCAAACTAGAACACATCTGTTTATCTTACCGTGCACGAGGaccacaaacaccacaaacatcttcatcttcctgtaaaaattacaatttaaaatattatctgcttctcttttcaaacacacagtttacagCCAGTTGTCGCGTTCCTCCTCCTGAGCATCAAGTGCCACTGTAACACAActttagtttcactttaatGTTTCCACTACAGCAGCTTTTGGAGTGTTAAGAAACAGGCTGAGACACAGTAGATAGATAAGGCTGCTAATCACTGCTCACATGGTTAGTACTAAAACATATCTGCTGTATTAAGGGTAATAAGCTACTATTTTTCAAGGTGCAGTGTTGTCAGATGGTCTGTAGAGGGAGCTCCAGAGTCACACTAAACAGTACAGTGATTCCACCTGCATTCAACTGGAAGTTATAGAAATGTCTGAATAATGAAGAAATTGCTAATGTGGAACTCAGACTGGTGCCTCAACAgacaaataataatatgaagcaataacagttaaaaaataaaccatattttcatagtttttgtgCCGATGAAGACATGctttatgttaaaatgttagTTATGATTTACAAAGACTGTCGCTGGCAAaggtttttttagttttagctAATTAATTTAGTCAAAATATAGGATAAATATATGCCCACTTTAAGTCAAAATCACCACCTAATAATCcgttttttaatgcaaaattaaatttaatcaaaagtttacttttctctctgtgaaagaaaagatgtacgaaaaaaatatatgtgtgatgttgctacaaaaaaaacaaaacgcttAAATAATATTAGCACTAATACAACTCTGGAATTTAATTTACACATAAATAATGATGATTTAAAATGCAGTCACAGGTTTGGTAAGGGCGATAATGGTTctgtaaattaaaacatgttaacCAAGTACAACTTCAAATGAACGGCACGTCTAGATATGACTCAAAGTGTTTCGACggtacaaacacagctgaaactCCACATTATTGTAATCTAGCtccttttcacacacagataGTTAACACAGGTTAACCTCAGCCAGGTCTATATGATCCACACTGCATTTCTACTAATCCTGAGTTAACTGTGATCTGTTGGAACACACAAGTGCTTTGAGGTTAAGCTGCACTTTGTAGAAAGTTGTGTTACTACTCTGattactttataataataataatacattttatttctatagcacctttcaaaagcAAAGTTACAAGGTGCTTCACAGAATATAATTGCATACAATACAAGAAAGGCAAATTAAGCAATTGGAGACTATTAAGGGCTTTAACAGTAACCagtaacattttgaattgaGTTTTGTAATGGATGGGTAACCAGGAGTCTGGCTGCTGTACTTTATACTAACTGTAGTCgggcagctgctgtgttgttcaGACAGGTGATAATGAGTTACAGTAATCTAGACAGGAGAAAATGAGGGTGTGGACGAGTTGTTCAACTATGTTTCTGGGTCGCACTGGTTTGACCTTGGCAATTATTGTGATCTGTAAATAACAAGTTCTAACTGGACTGTTAATATGTTGATTTAAGTTCAGATGGTGACTGAAAACAACACCCAGGTTTCTGGCTGATTGTTTTGTATTCGTTGTTAGTGGTTGTAGTGTCGTATCTTTCTTACCCTCGGGCAAAGTCCAATTTAGTAAAGCATTAATGTGGATCAAGTCATGAATAAGCTTTGTACGTGGATCAAAATATAGGATGACTTCATTCAGCAAGTGGAACGGCAACATGGTTTCAGACTCAAATGAATCATAAAGCttacttttatttgaaatatttcgATAAAAACGTAATTAATATTTAACTTCAGTGATTCTTGTTGACATAGAAGTAAGGATTAGGAATAGGTGTAACCTacataatgtatttataataataataataataatacattttatttgtacagcgcttttaaaaactctcaaagacactttacaagaatggaatacatacaagaatacataaaatcaagtgcatggtgcataaactcaagtgcatagtgcgatagaggagaaatatgtagtaaaaagaacagtgtatgaggatatggatctgtgtaggtttttgggagaacaggttgagtacagcaaactgctacaggtgcagatgaaaagcgagtttgaagaggtgggttttgagtaatgacttgaaggtggatgagtctgggcagtcacggatgtgtttggggagggagttccagagggagggggcagcaatggagaaggctctatccccccaggtacggtgcttggtcctgagggggggtgagagaaggttagcgtctgaggatctgaggtttcgagaaggagtgtggtggtggagcatgtccatgaggtagggaggggcctggttgtggagggctttatgggtgagtaggaggagcttgaagttgattcggtgagggacagggagccagtgaaggttttggagtacgggggtgatatgttcacgggagcgggtgtgggtgaggaggcgggcagcagagttttggatgtattgaagtttattgaggactttggaagatgagccatagaggatgctgttgcagtagtccagtcttgaagtgataaatgcgtggatgagagtctcagctgcagagaaggagagtagtgggcggaggcgggcaatgttttttagatggaagaaagcagtttgggtgaggcggctgatgtgctgttcgaatgaaagagtactgtccatgatgatgccaaggttacggatggagggagagggagacaggttgatgttgtcaaagctgagggtgaagttctgggtcgatgtggtgagatgttttgggccaatgagtatgatttcagatttgtcactgttgagtttgagaaagtttttttgcagccaagattgtagttctgacaggcagtttgtgagggtagagtgggtggcaggggtgatggattttgtggagatgtggagttggatgtcgtcggcatagcagtgaaaaTGGAGACCATGCCGACGGATGATGGAGCCAAGGGGTAGTagatagatgatgaagaggagtggaccgagcactgagccctgggggacgccttgaagcaggggggcagtggaggaggagcagttgttgacatggatgaactgttgtctgtctgagaggtagGATTTGAGCCAGGAGAGAGCGGAGCCAgtgatgttgagaaatgtttgtaggcgggacaggaggatggagtggttgatggtgtcgaaggctgcagtgaggtcaaggaggatgagtatactgaggtggccggagtctgaagagaggaggaggtcattGGTAATTTTCAGGAGAGCGGTTTCGGTGCTGTGTTTGGGGCGAAATCCAGATTGAAAAGGTTCGTATAGTTCATGAGAGTGGAGGTGGGTTCGGATTTGTGAGGCGACAACACGTTCCAGAATCTTTGACAGGAAAGGGAGGTTTGAGATGGGACGGAAGTTTGAGATGATGTCAGGATCCAGGCCGGGTTTTTTGAGGATGGGGGTGACAGCGGCCAGTTTGAGGGATTCGgggacagagccagaggagagggaggagttaATAATGATGGCGATTAATGGGGAGATTGTAGGGAGGCAGGATTTCACGATGGAGGATGGGATAGGGTCCAGAACAGAAGTCGAGTTTTTTATCTTGGTGATAATGGGGAGGAGTTCCAGGGGAGAGACAGGGGTAAACTGTGACAGAGGTtgagtagtggtggtggtggtggggggggtgagaggtggagaggctgACATGGGGGGGGGAGTGCTTAGTTGGTTGTAGATAGTGTCAATCTTAGACTGAAAGGATGCCAGGAAGGAGTTGCATTTGTTGACTGTGAAGGAGGTGAGGGTGTTGTCGCAGGGTTTGAGGAGTTTGTtgatggtggagaagagagtcTTGGGGTTGTTGGAGCCAGAGTGAATAAGCTGAGAGTAGTAGGTGGACCGTGCAGCAGTGAGGGCGTTTTTGTAGTCTGAGAGGTGgtctgtgtaaatgttgagATGGACTGTGAGACCGGTTTTCTTGTAGAGTCTTTCAAGCTGGCGTTTACGGATTTTCATTTGACGGAGTTGGGGAGTGTACCAGGGAGCTGAGTGGGTGAAAGAGACTGATTTGGTTTTGAGGGGGGCCAGGTTAttgaggcagagggacagtgtgTCATTGTAATGGTTGACCAGGTCCGTGGggttaaaagttaaagggggGGTGGACAGTGTGTTGGCCAGCAAGTCAGAAAAAGCTGAGGGGGAGATGGATTTAATGTTC
This is a stretch of genomic DNA from Pagrus major chromosome 10, Pma_NU_1.0. It encodes these proteins:
- the LOC141003240 gene encoding butyrophilin-like protein 2, which gives rise to MFLAPSQNRKKERRVSLSLSLSLSLSLPFFFFFLHLFVSYFLIKTNYSNNDGSNLLVVTLVRKMKMFVVFVVLVHVSQHASAVELYEGEEFVLLPCEFPTFDVDAPSVVWSRLDLHPTTVHKRQQEGDELGEQNQLYSGRTSMMADALESGDLSLNLTKLHLSDSGNYTCTVRGALGDKQRVTDVQLQVKERFLFPSWATALLVLLAVGLIVLGSLLVYFLHYFVSVYKVEVDEGAESVQLPCKTIIHLPEDVTAEWTNSYDTKVHVYQNGLLNYKQQHDRYRGRTEMKRNLLKTGDFSLTLKYLTDRDTDTYTCTVYNRTRTILMRKQVELLVKVCQVEVEEGVESVQLPFKTTVHLPDDVKVEWIRNYPIPTVTVQVHQNGSDQPGEQNQFYRDRTEMNKDLLETGDLSLTLKNPKHTDTGTYRCNVYNTDGDIMRGKKVLLEVKGRIQITDETINIRNRSSSTDPTPTDSLMEDQSV